Proteins found in one Crassostrea angulata isolate pt1a10 chromosome 3, ASM2561291v2, whole genome shotgun sequence genomic segment:
- the LOC128178225 gene encoding acetylcholine receptor subunit alpha-L1-like has product MDLRMDSKWFLVASALVIVLGLGTRGHEPAEKKLHEFLLSEKYSKLIRPTGNNTVQLTVKLGMRLSQLLDVDEKNQIMTSSVWLRQEWVDPRLRWDPRLYGGISMTHIPSESLWRPDIVIYNNADGDFVVTLQTKATVYHTGKIVWEPPVIYKTYCPIDVEYFPFDMQECFMKFGSWTYDGHEVDLQHLCDSQAVFYEDTKEKVIDRGVDLKDFYQNVEWDIINVTARRKEKFYPCCPEPYPDITFNITLRRRTLFYSLNLIMPCLSISCLTVLVFYLPSDSGEKITLSISILLALTVFFLLLSDINPPTSFVIPLIGKYLLFTMIVVTLSIFLAVYTLGIHFRKPSTHRMSPWIKRVFTEILPKILLMKRPDVDRNPTVNVRTPNGLERREIWESKGLDRRGFGEICESRESCLMCSDSHESDEMKRYPPEVKEALSGVKFVADHLRSADKDNLEERDWKYVAMVMDRLFLYIFTTACVCGTLSIFLYAPSLYDPREPLNTEEATDCTY; this is encoded by the exons ATGGATTTGAGAATGGATTCGAAGTGGTTCTTAGTCGCAAGTGCTTTGGTGATTGTTCTGGGATTGGGGACTCGCGGCCATGAACCCGCGGAAAAGAAACTCCACGAATTCTTACTCAGCGAAAAGTACAGCAAGCTAATTAGACCTACCGGAAACAACACGGTCCAGCTAACAGTCAAACTGGGCATGCGCCTGTCTCAGCTCCTGGATGTG gACGAGAAAAACCAGATCATGACCTCCAGTGTATGGCTGAGACAG GAGTGGGTGGACCCCCGGTTGAGATGGGACCCCCGGTTGTATGGTGGAATCTCCATGACCCACATCCCGTCCGAATCCCTCTGGCGGCCTGACATAGTTATCTACAACAA TGCTGACGGCGACTTTGTGGTGACACTGCAAACAAAAGCCACCGTATACCACACAGGGAAGATCGTGTGGGAGCCGCCAGTCATCTACAAGACCTACTGTCCTATCGACGTGGAGTACTTCCCGTTCGACATGCAGGAGTGCTTCATGAAGTTCGGTTCATGGACCTATGACGGTCACGAGGTGGACCTGCAGCACCTGTGCGACTCACAAGCCGTGTTCTACGAGGATACCAAAGAGAAGGTGATCGACCGAGGGGTGGATCTCAAGGACTTCTATCAGAACGTGGAGTGGGACATCATCAACGTCACGGCCCGCCGGAAAGAAAAGTTCTATCCGTGCTGTCCGGAACCGTATCCAGATATTACCTTTAACATCACGCTCCGTCGCCGGACGTTGTTCTACTCCCTGAATTTGATTATGCCATGTTTATCCATCTCGTGTCTGACGGTGCTGGTGTTCTACCTGCCCTCAGACAGCGGGGAGAAGATCACCCTGTCCATCTCTATCCTCCTGGCCCTCACTGTGTTCTTCCTTCTCCTCTCAGACATCAACCCTCCAACATCGTTTGTCATCCCACTCATCGGGAAATACCTCCTCTTTACCATGATAGTTGTGACATTGTCAATATTCCTGGCGGTCTACACGTTGGGCATACACTTCAGGAAACCTTCCACACATCGAATGAGTCCATGGATCAAAAGAGTTTTTACAGAAATTCTTCCAAAGATTTTGTTGATGAAACGCCCCGACGTTGACAGGAACCCTACAGTTAATGTGCGAACTCCCAACGGACTGGAGCGCCGGGAAATCTGGGAATCCAAGGGACTGGATCGTCGGGGCTTTGGAGAGATCTGCGAGTCCAGGGAAAGCTGTTTGATGTGTTCAGACTCCCACGAATCCGACGAAATGAAGAGATATCCGCCAGAAGTCAAGGAGGCGCTGTCCGGAGTGAAGTTTGTAGCCGACCACCTCAGGAGTGCAGATAAAGACAACTTG GAAGAAAGGGACTGGAAGTATGTGGCAATGGTAATGGACCgtctgtttttatatatttttacaacggCTTGTGTATGCGGAACTCTCAGTATTTTTCTATACGCCCCGTCGCTGTACGATCCGAGGGAACCATTGAACACTGAGGAAGCCACAGACTGTACCTATTGA
- the LOC128176993 gene encoding uncharacterized protein LOC128176993, with amino-acid sequence MERFSDFRSLLVTLAFLLTFWDRSRYVSGSDEEGLLMHQLLGHAYNNLVRPRGEGVNGTLKVKIGMRLSQLLDMDEKNQIMKTSVWLHQEWSDKRLVWDPQDFGGIDMTQIPSSMLWKPDIVLYNNADGEFIVKHDIKAKVYSTGRIVWEPPAIYKSYCPIDVEFFPFDRQECFMKFGSWTYDMEQIDLRHICDEKAITYIVGDKEERVIDRGVDLKDVYFNVEWDILNVTATWRVKSFPCCDISYPYIMFNITLRRRPLFYSLNLIMPCLSISGLTVLVFYLPSDSGEKITLSISILLALTVFFLLLSDINPPTSFVIPLIGKYLLFTMILVTLSIFLAVSSIGITNRKPSTHSMSPWVKRVFTDILPSVLRMERPGFKKSKSSVVGGLIHCMKKDYHCSLHLLNINDEPKKKSQEFLEYPKRVQSAVNGVQFIADNLRKSDEVKMEELDWKYIAMVVDRLFLYLFSAACLCGTFTIFLYAPSLYDPRNALTMNDVTEDWWCATEIVCSGMEPWCLLVALMSLDVGGAVTMKEPAEKKLHDHLLGERYSNLIRPTGNSSVKLTVKLGLRLSQLLEIDEKNQIMTTSVWLRQEWFDLRLRWDPRSYGGIQVTHIPSESLWRPDIVLYNNADGAFEITLLTKATVYYTGRIVWEPPAIYKSYCPIDVEFFPFDMQECFMKFSSWTYDGFEIDLQHVCDSQAVFYEDTKVKIIDRGIDLKDFYQNVEWDVINVTARRMEKFYPCCPQPYPDIMFNITLRRRTLFYSLNLIMPCLTISCLTVLVFYLPSDSGEKITLSISILLALTVFFLLLSDISPPTSFVIPLISKYLLFTMIVVTLSIFLAVYTLGIHFRRPSTHKMSPWVKRVFTEILPKILLMKRPDLNWKSNDNKYRAVNGIEMQDVPDNHDITTRVGWNAGSTEGLRGRAPSRDSIEIKRYPREVIEAIERVKFVADHLRDADADNMEERDWKYVAMVMDRLFLYIFTTACVCGTLSIFLYAPSLYDPRGPLSLDDQLNCTY; translated from the exons ATGGAGCGATTCTCAGACTTCCGGTCCCTGCTTGTAACATTAGCATTTCTGTTAACGTTTTGGGACCGGTCCAGATATGTGTCGGGGTCGGATGAAGAGGGCCTGCTGATGCATCAACTCCTGGGCCACGCCTACAACAACTTGGTCAGACCGCGGGGTGAGGGCGTCAATGGAACCTTGAAAGTGAAAATAGGGATGAGGTTATCACAACTCTTAGATATG GACGAGAAAAACCAGATAATGAAGACGAGCGTCTGGTTACACCAA GAATGGTCGGACAAGCGTTTAGTGTGGGACCCCCAGGATTTCGGTGGTATCGATATGACTCAGATTCCGTCGTCAATGCTGTGGAAGCCAGACATTGTACTGTACAACAA CGCCGACGGAGAATTCATCGTGAAACATGACATTAAAGCTAAAGTTTACAGCACGGGACGAATTGTGTGGGAACCGCCAGCCATCTACAAGAGTTATTGCCCCATAGATGTGGAGTTCTTCCCCTTTGACAGACAGGAATGTTTCATGAAGTTTGGTTCCTGGACGTACGACATGGAGCAGATAGATCTCCGGCACATCTGTGACGAGAAAGCCATCACGTACATCGTCGGGGACAAAGAAGAACGCGTGATCGACCGAGGGGTGGATCTAAAAGACGTCTACTTCAACGTGGAGTGGGACATCCTGAATGTGACGGCCACGTGGAGGGTGAAATCGTTCCCCTGCTGCGATATCTCTTATCCGTACATCATGTTCAACATCACGCTCCGCCGGCGTCCATTGTTCTACTCCCTTAACCTCATCATGCCGTGTTTGTCTATTTCCGGTCTGACGGTGCTGGTGTTCTACCTGCCCTCAGACAGCGGGGAGAAGATCACCCTCTCCATCTCTATCCTCCTTGCCCTCACTGTGTTCTTCCTCCTCCTCTCAGACATCAACCCTCCGACATCTTTTGTCATCCCACTCATCGGGAAATACCTCCTCTTTACCATGATTTTGGTGACGTTATCTATATTTCTAGCGGTGAGTTCGATTGGAATCACCAATAGGAAACCCTCAACACACAGCATGAGCCCGTGGGTAAAGCGAGTCTTTACTGACATACTGCCGAGTGTGTTAAGAATGGAAAGGCCAGGGTTTAAGAAAAGTAAATCCTCGGTGGTTGGAGGTTTAATACATTGCATGAAAAAAGACTACCACTGTTCGTTACATTTATTGAATATAAACGATGAGCCAAAGAAGAAATCGCAAGAATTCCTTGAATACCCGAAGCGTGTCCAGAGCGCCGTTAACGGTGTGCAGTTCATTGCAGACAACCTCAGGAAGAGTGACGAAGTCAAAATG GAAGAGCTGGATTGGAAGTACATCGCTATGGTGGTGGACCGCCTGTTTCTCTATCTCTTCTCGGCGGCTTGTCTCTGTGGAACTTTTACCATATTTCTATACGCCCCCTCTCTGTATGACCCGCGTAATGCGCTGACGATGAATGACGTCACTGAAGA TTGGTGGTGCGCTACTGAGATAGTTTGTTCCGGGATGGAGCCGTGGTGCCTGCTAGTGGCGCTGATGTCACTCGATGTGGGTGGCGCTGTCACTATGAAGGAACCTGCCGAGAAAAAACTCCACGATCACCTGTTGGGGGAGAGGTACAGCAACCTGATCAGGCCCACCGGAAACAGCTCTGTGAAGCTGACCGTGAAACTCGGGCTCCGGCTGTCCCAGCTACTGGAGATC GATGAGAAGAATCAAATCATGACAACGAGTGTTTGGCTGCGACAG GAATGGTTCGACCTCAGACTGAGATGGGATCCCAGGTCCTACGGGGGAATCCAGGTCACCCACATCCCGTCAGAGAGTCTCTGGAGACCAGATATAGTACTCTATAACAA TGCAGACGGAGCGTTTGAGATCACACTTCTAACTAAGGCGACTGTTTACTACACGGGACGAATAGTGTGGGAACCGCCAGCCATTTATAAAAGCTATTGCCCCATTGACGTGGAGTTCTTTCCCTTTGATATGCAGGAATGCTTCATGAAATTCAGTTCCTGGACGTACGACGGTTTTGAAATAGATCTGCAGCACGTGTGTGACTCGCAGGCGGTGTTCTACGAGGACACAAAGGTCAAAATCATTGACCGTGGTATTGACCTCAAAGACTTCTACCAGAACGTGGAGTGGGACGTCATCAACGTCACGGCCCGCCGGATGGAGAAGTTCTACCCCTGCTGCCCCCAGCCCTACCCCGACATCATGTTCAACATCACGCTCCGCCGGCGGACGCTGTTCTACTCCCTGAATCTGATCATGCCTTGCCTGACCATCTCATGTCTGACAGTGCTGGTGTTCTACCTGCCCTCAGACAGCGGGGAGAAGATTACACTGTCCATCTCTATCCTCCTGGCCCTCACTGTGTTCTTCCTCCTACTGTCAGACATCAGTCCTCCGACGTCCTTCGTCATCCCGTTAATCAGTAAATACCTGCTGTTCACAATGATTGTGGTGACACTGTCCATTTTCCTGGCGGTATACACACTGGGCATTCATTTTCGAAGACCCTCCACACATAAGATGAGTCCGTGGGTCAAGCGAGTTTTTACGGAAATTCTTCCGAAAATATTGTTGATGAAAAGGCCAGACCTGAATTGGAAATCGAATGACAATAAATACCGGGCGGTGAACGGTATAGAGATGCAAGACGTTCCGGACAACCATGACATCACCACGAGGGTGGGGTGGAACGCGGGCTCCACGGAGGGGCTGCGCGGGCGGGCGCCGTCCAGGGACTCCATAGAAATCAAGAGGTATCCGAGGGAGGTCATTGAGGCCATAGAGAGGGTCAAGTTCGTGGCGGACCACTTGCGAGATGCGGACGCGGATAATATG GAGGAGAGAGATTGGAAGTACGTTGCTATGGTGATGGACCgtttatttttgtacatttttacgacaGCGTGTGTTTGTGGTACCCTTAGTATATTTTTGTATGCGCCATCTTTGTACGACCCCCGGGGTCCCCTCAGTCTGGACGATCAGCTCAACTGTACATACTAA